The sequence below is a genomic window from Clostridium putrefaciens.
TTTTCTCCATTTCCTTTACCTACTCCCATATGCGCAAGACCTTTATCTAGCATTACAGTTCTTACATCCGCAAAGTCTAAATTAACAAGACCTGGTATAGTAATAAGATCAGATATACCTTGTACACCTTGCCTTAATACGTCATCTGCCTTTTTAAAAGCTTCCATAAGAGAAGTTTTTTTATCTACTAAAGAAAGAAGCTTTTCATTAGGTATAGTTACCAACGTATCAACACTTTCCTTTAGATTATTTATTCCCATATCTGCATGTAACATTCTCTTTCTACCTTCAAAAGGGAAAGGCTTTGTTACAACTCCTACAGTTAGAATACCCATAGCTTTTGCAATTTCAGCCACTACTGGAGCTGCTCCTGTACCGGTTCCACCGCCCATTCCTGCAGTTATAAAAACCATGTCTGCACCTTTTATGGCTTGGGATATTTCTTCTTTACTTTCTTCAGCGGCTTTCTCTCCTATTTCAGGATTTGCCCCAGCTCCTAGTCCTTTCGTCAATTTATCACCAATTTGTATCTTTTGTGTAGCGTTAGATAACATCAAAGCTTGTTTATCTGTATTAATGGCAATAAACTCTACATTTTTAAGCCCTTCAATTATCATTCTATTAACAGCGTTATTTCCTCCGCCACCACATCCAACTACCTTTATTTGTGCAAATTGTTGAACATCTAAATCAAAATCTAACAAAATAATTCCTCCTCTTTAGAAAAATCCATCTAAAGCCTTTTTTATCTTACTTATAAAGCTTTTATTATTTCTTTTTCTTATTCTTGAATTTTTTAATTCTAAATCTTCTTTATCAATATTTTTTGTTTGTTTATCCTCTTGAATTTCACTTGAATTATTATTTAAATTTAACTCATTATATACATTTTTAACAATACCCAATGAATTAATTGCTAAAGGTTTATTTGATGTTTCTTTTGGATTTAATATGTATACAGGTTTATTCATAATTCCATTAGCAAGATCCCCTATCCCTTTAAATAGACTTATTCCGCCACCTAATAATACAATGCTATCTATCTCATATTCTCTTTCTCTACTTTTTGTTTCGATAAGAGATAGTATTTCTTCAACTCTAGCTAAAATAATCTGTTCAACTATATTAGATTGCATTAAATGTTCTTCTTTCTTTGTGTCTATAAGAATTTCATTTAAATCAATATCTTTCTTTTTTAAGCTCTCTGCCGACTTATTATTAATATTATTACAAAAAGCAATATCTTTCGTTATAATGCTACCTCCTAAGGGAATGGAAAAGGTATCTACTAATATTCCTTTTTCATAATAAGCTACATCACTCCCATCAGAGCCTGTATCTATTATCATGGCATTTTCTTTAAAATAGGTAGTTTCTTTATACATATCCTTTGAGGGCTCTGATTGAATAAGTAAGGCTTTTATCTCAATATCAATACTCTGAAAGACTTTTATCCTTGATATAATCATAGACTTCTTTGCAACTACAAGCTTTGTATTTGCCTCTAACCTATTAGCACTAAGACCAATAGGATTTTTTATTTCTATATCATTATCAACAGTATATCTATAAGGTATTATATCTATTATTTCTTCATCTGTAAGTGGTAGATCAACTTTTGAAAGTGTCAAAACTTCTTCTAGATGATATTCTTCAATCTTATCCGCTTCTTTTTGTAAGGTTATCTCACCTTTCCCCTCTAATATATTACACATTCCTGCTGGAATTCCTAAATAAACTTCTTTTATTTGATCATTTACTATCAATTCTAAATTGTTTATGCACCTTCTAACAACACTTGCTACTGAGTTAATATCAATAATTTCTCCATTTTCGATTCCTTGACTTTCTAAAACAGTACTATCTAGTACTTTAAGTTCACCATAATCATCTATTATACCTAATGTTGCACTAACTTTAAAGGAACCAAGATCTACTCCTACTATATATTGTTTATCCATATCTCCCTAATACCTCCTTCCTCAGTAATGCCACATATATTTATATATTCAACATTTCTTGAAAATCTCCTTTATAATGCCAAAAATATTATTTATATTAATCTGTATATTTTGAAAAACTAAAAGAACCCTAGTTCTTAAAAAGCTTTGAGTTCTCTTAGTCTTCGTAATATATTAATTAATTTGCCTTTTCAAGTTCATGTATGTTTATATTCCTAGTATGCAATGTATGAGCCCACTCTTTATTATCCTTATGAATTATACCTTGCACCGATATAGGTATCCACGTAGCCGCATATATCGGATATATAAGATAATATAAGAATATTTTAAGGCTTAACTTTTTTTCTAAAATTAATATAAATGGTGTGTATACAAACTGCATTATCATTGCTAATATACTTGCAAACTTAATCATAGTAAAATTAGCAGTCTTTATTATTTCAATTGTTGTTGCTATAAGTTGTGGTGCTGCTACAAATGTATGAAATAAATTCATAATCATAGCTATACCAGCTAGTATTATAATTACTGGTTGTATTGTGTAAAGAGCACAATCTAGTGCCACAAAATCAAATTCCTTTATGGTTTTCTTTATAAGTTTAAAGAAATATCTACTAGATACATCAGCAAATCCTTGCATCCATCTTCTTCTTTGTGCCCAAGATTGCGCTAATGTAAGTGGCTTTTCATCATATATTATTGCATCATGGGCCCAACCTACCTTGTGCCCATTTAAAACAAGTTTACAAGTAAATTCTAAATCCTCAGTAAGGCAAGTTGCTCCCCACCCTAATTCTTTCAATATACTCGTATCTATACAAAACCCCGTTCCTCCAAGTTGGTTAGATAACCTAAGATTGCTTCTAGAAAGTTGGAACATTCTATTAGAAGTCCAAAAAGCTATAGAATATCCGCCTGTTATCCATGTATCATTAGGATTCTTGCTATCTAAATATCCTTGAATAACTTTGTGTCCATCACATAATTTATTATTCATTTCTTTAAGAAAGTTCTTATCTACTAGATTGTCTGCATCAAAAACTACAACTGCATCATAATTTTTGTCCATTTTGAACATTTTATCAAATATCCACTCTAATGCATACCCTTTACCTTTTTTATCCTTCATATTTCTTTCGAACACATTAGCACCAGACCTTCTAGCCTTCTTTGCTGTGCTATCAGTGCAGTTATCTGCAATTACAATTATATCATATAGTTCCTTTGGGTAATCCATCATATTTAAGCTATGTATAATATTCTGGATAACATTTTCTTCATTATATGCCGCTACAATTAAAGCAAAACTTTTCTTTGGCTCAAATTGCCTCTTACTTTTAAATCTTATTATTCCAAAAAATGAAAGTAATAAATAGTATGTTGATATTATAAATACTAGATTTGTAAAAGTTGCGGATAAAATTTGAATAAAGGAATTTAAAATATCCATTCATATCCCCCCTAGTTCAAAGTTATTTTAGCACAAATACGAATTAAATACTATATGCAATTAGGGTTTTTGGATAAAAAGTTAATTTTAAATACAACCTTTTAATAATTTTATACATTTTTTATAGTTTTTCAATATAAATCTAACAAATTAGTGGGCTCAATTACTACATTTACCTTATAGTTAAAAATGCCCTTTTTAATATATAAATGCTAAAGTAATAACATTCTAGTTAAAAGCTCTTTATCTATACAATAATTAAGAGCCACTTCATTTGTTATAATACCTTTTTTATATAGCTCGGCTAAAGCCATATCCATACTCTTCATACCATACTTACTCCCAGTTTGTATGGATGATTCTATTTGATGAGTTTTACCTTCTCTAATCATATTTTGTACAGCTGCCGTAACCACCATAGTTTCAAGTACTGCAACCCTTCCTTGTTTGTCTGACTTTTCAATTAGTTGTTGAGATATAATACCTTGAAGTACTGATGCTAATTGTATTTTTATTTGTTGTTGTTGGTGTGGTGGAAAAACGTCTACTATTCTATCTATAGTTTTAGTAGCTCCAATAGTATGTAATGTTGATAATACTAAATGTCCTGTTTCTGCTGCAGTTATAGCTATAGATATAGTTTCTAAATCTCTCATCTCACCTACTAGTATAACATCAGGATCTTCTCTTAATATTGCTCTTAAAGCATTTTTATAACTAATACTATCTTTTCCTATTTCCCTTTGATTTATTATAGATTTATTATGTTTATGTAAATATTCTATAGGATCTTCTAAAGTAATTATATGAGCCTCTCTTGAATTGTTTATTTCATTGATCATCGCTGCAAGAGTAGTACTTTTACCACTACCTGTCGGACCGGTAACGAGTATAAGTCCTCTTTTTTTATTTATCAGTTCTTTTATTATAGGTGGGTGTGCAAGTTCCTTTAGTGTTGGAACTTTTAATGATATAGTTCTTATTGCAAGAGCACTGCTTCCTCTTTGCTTAAATACATTAGCTCTAAACCTTCCAAGTCCTGCTACAGAATAAGAAATATCTAGTTCACCCTTTTTTAAGTATTCTTCATATAATTCTCCTAATATATCCTTTGCATATTTTTCAGTTTCGTATTGTGATAATTTATCCTCATCTATAGACTTTAATCTTCCATTAATTCTTACAGTTGGTGATACACCCACAGTAAGATGAAGATCTGATGCTTGCATTTTTGTTGTAATTTCTAATAACTTATTTAAGTCTAACAAAATAATTCCTCCTATATTTACGTATTTAAGTTCCATATATTTATAGACTCATATGCTTGCTGTTCTAGCATAATGCTTCCATTAATAGCTTTTAACCCTTTATCTTCTGCATCTAGTAGTAGTTTTGTCTTTTCTGGTATATAATTCAGATCATAAATTATTAAATCATCTTTAAAATCTTTTAGTGTTATTGGCATAACTTCATTGTTTATGTTCCCTAATGGTGTACAGTTAATTATGATATCATACTTGTATAAGCTTTTTATATTATTTATATTAATTATACTTCTAACAACAGGAAAAGTCTTACTTATTCGATCTACATTCCTTCCTGCAATATCTATATCTTTTACTTTTAAATCTTTTAATGCATAATAAACTGCTTTAGCAGCCCCTCCACTCCCTAATATTAATACATCCTTACCTTCCACTTTTATTTTCCAATGCTCTAAGCTATAAATGAACCCAAAGTAATCTGTATTATGACCTATAAGAATACCATTTCTAATTGAAATCGTATTTACTGCTCTTATTAAACTTGCTGGATATGTTAACTCATCTAAATAATTTATTATATATTCCTTATAAGGTATCGTAACATTAAATCCCCCATATTCCTTTTCGTTTATCACTTTTAAAAATTCAATTAATTCATTTTTATTCATATTAAATAACTTATATTTAAAGTTAATATGATTTTGTTTATAATATTCATTGTGAATTTTAGGAGATATAGAGTGGTGTATGTCTTTACCTATTAATCCGCATATTTTCATTATAATAAACCTCCGATATACTAGTTCTACAAAACATGCTAAATCCCTTTTATACATAATAGATTAAAGGGATTTTAGCATACATTTTTTATATTTTATTTTTACACTCCATCTCCTTTAAAAGCTTTTTTAAAGCTCTTTTTTCTATTCTTGAGACATAAGACCTAGATATACCCAAAAGTTTTGCTATTTCTCTTTGGGTTCTGTATCTACCATCTCTTAATCCATACCGCATTTCAATTATGACTTTTTCCCTAGGCTGTAACGATGTACTAATCTTACTATATAACTTAGTTATTTCTATTTTCTGCTCCACTAAATCTACTACTGAATTTTCATCACTACTTAAAACATCCATTAGTGATATTTCATTGCCTTCCTTATCAACCCCTATGGGGTCCTGTAGATATACCTCACTTTTAATCTTTTTATTATTTCTAATAAGCATAAGAATTTCATTTTCTATACACCGTGCTGCATAAGTTGCAAGTCGAGTTCCTTTGGTATTATCGAAAGAATCTATAGCCTTTATCAGTCCCACTGTTCCAATAGAAATGAGATCATCAATATCCTTACCTGGATAAGAGTATTTTTTTACAATATGAGCTACAAGCCTTAAATTTCTTTCTACAAGAATCCCCTTTGCTTCAGTATCCCCTTCTTTAAGTCTCTCTAAATAATAAGCTTCCTCTTTTTCATCTAATGGCTTTGGAAACGAATTCCCACTAGTAACATATCCTGCAAGTACAGTAATTCCGCCAAACATATCTAACAGATAATTAATTAATAACAAAGGTGCTCCTCCTAATAGTGCTTATTAATATACTATTCAGATACCGATATAATGTTTCCTGTTTAGCTTTCTTATTTTACTTTGTAAAATTCTCAACAATTTCTTTAAATATAGGTCCCGCATCGCCACCACCTGTTTGATTCTCCTCATTTATATCCTTTACAAATACTACTAAGGAATAATATTTTCCTTTATACTTATAATATCCAGCAAACCACCCATCAGAGTGTTTTTCCATAAAGTCCTTACCTTCATTCTTTGATTTAACAGGTTCCATTCTAGTAGTTGTACCTGTTTTTCCTCCAGTTTCTACTCCTTTTACTAAAGCATTTTTACCAGTTCCTTTTTCTTCTCTTACAACTTTCATCATTTGATCTTTCATAATTTTAGCTGTTTCTTTTTTTATTACTTGCTTTTGCTCTATAGGTATCTGATTTATAATATTATTGTAATTATCTATGTACCCTTCTAATATATTTGGTTTTATATATATGCCATCATTTATTATTGTGCTTATAATATTTGTAGCTTGAATAGGTGTTATCCTCATATTTTGTCCTATAGCCAAAAAACGTGGACCATCTTCATATACTTTAGGCAATGCAAAGTCTCCTGTTACCTCGGAATTGCCGCTAAAATTGATAACCTTTTCAAATATACCTTGTTTTTTTGCATACTCTTCTATAGTATCCCAACCTAATTTCTTTCCTACTTGTGCAAAAATATTATTGCAAGAAATCAAAAGCGCTTCTTCTAATGTTAATTTTCCATGCGCTCTTTTACATATAGAATATTCATTAAACTCACAGTTAAATTTGCTTTTTGTTGAAAACACACCCTTATCAATAGCTATTTCTTCTATTAACAACTTAAATATTGAACCTGGTACATATCCATTTTCTGTAGTAGAGGCTAAATTGATATTAGGTTTTTCTTCATCCCTTTGAGCCATTACCTTTATCTTACCTGTATCAGCTTCTACAAGAGTTACACCTATTTGATCATAGTGTTTGTATTTATCTTGATTTAGTATTGTTCTAACTGAATCTTGCATATCTTTATCTAAGGTTAATCTTACATTTATTCTTTCATCATCTATACTATAATTTCCATCCTGCATGCTTCCATCTAACCTTTTTTCAAAGGTTACTGTAGGGGTTTTGTTACCTTTTGTATTTTCATATATATTATATTCTAAAGAATTCACTTTTTTTATTTCATCTTTATTAACTTTTAAATTAGTAATCATATTTTCAATTTTCCATGCTTCATTTCGATTTACTTCATCATAAACATACATATAGATCCCTTTTACATCCTTTAATAATTTTAGTTTATCATAGGTATCTTTATCTAATTTCAAATATATCTTAGAACTATTAGTTGAAATTAACATTTTTGAAAGATCATAATCTTGGTTATAATTTTTTAATATGTAACTAAATGCATATATACTACTCACACTTGTAGAGTTATTGTTTCTTTTGAATGTAATTAGGTCTACTGCTAACATATATTTTCTTTCATACTCCATTAATTCATTACCTTTTGAATCTAACACATTAAAATTTAATTCATTTATCTTTTCTGTATATCTATATTGAGAATTTGCAATTACTTCAAGTTCATCACCCTTAAAATATTGTATCTGTAATATCCTTGCTACTAAAATAATAAACAGTAATGTTAAAATAATTTTTATAGTTCTAATTCTTTTTAGCATAAAAACACCTCACTATCTAAAATTGTTGACAGTAGAGAGGTGTTTTATTCATTTTTAGCAAATTTTATTAACTTTGCAATATATGTTTTATGTTGGCAACTATTATATCTATAGCTACTTTATTGTGGCCACCTTCTGGAATTATTATGTCTGCATACCTTTTTGTAGGTTCTACAAATTGTAAATGCATAGGTCTTACTACATTTAAATATTGAGTAATCACTGAGTCTACAGTTCTTCCTCTTTCATTCATATCTCTAAGTAACCTTCTTATAATTCTAACATCTGCATCTGTATCTACATAAAGCTTTATGTCTAATAACTCCCTAATCCGAGGGTCTTCTAATATAAGAATACCTTCTAATATTATTATGTCCCTAGATTCAACTTTAACAGTCTCTTTACGTCTAGTGTGCTCTTCAAAGTTATACATTGGTTTTTGAACAGTTTCTCTATTTAATAAAGCTTTTAAATGCTGAATAAGTAAATCTGTATCAAAAGCTTTAGGATGATCATAATTAGTTTTAATTCTTTCATTTATATCCATAAAACTTTGATCTTTATAGTATGAATCTTGTTCTATCATAGCTATGCAACTTTCATCAAAAGCACTATATATTTCTTTTGATATAGTGCTTTTTCCAGATCCAGTTCCACCAGCAATACCTATTAATACAGGATTATTCATTATTTCGCCCCCTTGCTCTTAATGAGCATATCTTTGGGTTTCAATGGATTAACTGTATAAAATTTAAATATCATTTGAGCCCTTGGAGCAGAATCTATATCATTATTTGATTCATCTGTCATATTGTTTACGCATACCGAAACATCATTTCCATTAGGACTTAGTACTTCTAAATTATCGCCATTTAAAACCTTATTGCGCTGTTCAACAGTAACGATATTAGTTAATGGATCATAATGCTTTACTACGCCAACTATATCATAATCTCTTATATAAGAAGATGTATCATATATTTGCTTATTAGGTTCATCAAAATAAAATCCTGTATGGTAATCTCTATGACTAACTTTCATTAATATTTCAATTAAGCTTTGATCAAATGTATAATTTTCAGGATCTTCGAAATAAGTATCTACTGCTTGTCTATAAGCCTTTACTACAGCTGCAACATAATATGAACTTTTCATTCTTCCTTCAATTTTAAAGGAGTAAATACCGCTTTTAACAAGCTCTGGTATATGTTCTATCATACATAAATCCTTAGAATTCATTATGTAACTTCCCTTATCATCTTCTATAACCTGGAAATACTCTCCTGGTCTTTTTTCTTCCATAAGGTAGTACTTATATCTACATGGCTGAGCACACGCTCCTCTATTAGCATCTCTTCCTGTCATATAATTAGATAAGAGACATCTTCCAGAATAAGACATGCACATTGATCCATGTACAAATGCTTCAAGTTCACAACTAGATGGGACATTTTTTCTAATTCCCTCAATTTCAACTAATGATAATTCTCTTGCAAGTACAATTCTTTTTACTCCTACACCATGCCAAAACATGGCGGACTTCCAATTCACATTATTAGCCTGAGTACTGAGGTGAAGTTCTAAGTTAGGTACTACTTCTTTAGCAGTCATTATAATTCCAGGGTCTGACACTATTAATGCATCAACTCTTAAAGATTCTAGTTCTTTGAGATAGTTTTCAAGACCAATAATATCATCATTATGGGGAAAAACATTCAAGGTAACATATACCTTCTTTCCTCTATCATGAGCATACTTAACTCCAAGCTCTATTTCCTCTGTAGTAAAATTATCCGCAAAAGCCCTAAGATTTAATTTGCTACCGCCTAAATAAACTGCATCTGCACCAAAATCAATTGCCGTAATCAATTTTTCAAGACTTCCTGCTGGAGCCAATATTTCTGGTTTTCTCATCATATTCCCCTCCTTTTTGTAACTGCTATTCCATCACCCATAGGTATTACAGATGTAATAAGTTCCTTATCCTTTGAAACTAATTCAAGATAGGTTCTCATTCTTTTTACTATAGTTATTTTTCTTCTCTTCACTAAATCATCAGATGGAACCATTCCCCTAAAAAGCACATTATCTGCTATTATTATTCCATCCTTATTAAGAAGCCTTAAGCAGTGTGGCAAAAAGTGATTATAATGACCTTTTCCAGCATCCATAAATATAATATCAAACTTATCTTCTATAGATTCAATTATTTCTAGGCAGTCGCCTTCTAATATTTCTATATCATCTTCGAATCCATATTTATGTATGTTTACTGTAGCCTTTTCCACCATTTCTTTATCTCTTTCAATAGTAATAATCTTACTACTTCTTTTTGAAGCAATACTCATTAAAATAGATGAATATCCAATAGCTGTACCAAGTTCTAATATTCTCATAGGCTTTTTTAGATCTACCATTAGTTCTAAAAACCTTCCTGTTTCCTTTTGAACTATTGGAACTTTGTTATCTATTGAATATTCTTCTAATTCTTTTAGCATGCCCTGGTGGTCAGGTATTAGTCCTCTTAAATACTTTTCCATGTAGTCAAAAGTTACGCCACCCATTTTATCCTCCTAAATGAATTATTTAAGCTCTGCTTTTTCTTTTTCTTTCGTTAGCATCTAAAATTCTTTTTCTCATTCTAATAGTTTTTGGTGTTACTTCTACTAACTCATCACTAGTTATAAACTCTAGACACTGTTCAAGTGACATTGGGCTTATAGGTGTTAGTTTTAAAGAGTCATCTGCTCCTGAAGATCTAGTATTTGATAAATGTTTTTTCTTGCATACATTTACTTCAATATCTTCCCCTCTTGAACATTCTCCAGCTATCATTCCATGATAAACATCTGTACCTGCTGATATAAATAAGCTTCCTCTTTCTTGAGCATTATATAAACCATAAGTTATAGCTACTCCATCTTCAAATACTACTAATGATCCTCTTTTTCTCTCAGGGATATCACCCTTATAAGGCTCGTATGCTTCAAATATGTGGTTCATTATTCCATTTCCTTTAGTATCTGTCATGAATTCATTTCTAAATCCAATAAGTCCTCTTGCTGGAATTAAGAACTCTAATCTTGCATAACTGTTTATAGCTGAAGTCATATTAACCATTTCAGCTTTTCTAGGTCCTAGCTTTTCCATGATTACTCCCATGAATTCTTCTGGTACATCTATAGTTAATCTTTCTATCGGTTCGTACTTTCTACCATTTTCTTCTCTATATATAACGGAAGGTTTTGATACTTGGAACTCATATCCTTCTCTTCTCATAGTTTCAATTAATATAGATAAATGAAGTTCTCCTCTTCCATTGATCTTAAAGCAATCTGGAGAAAGTTCTTCTATTCTCATACTTACATTAGTTTCAAGTTCTTTCATGAATCTGTCTCTTAAGTGTCTTGATGTAACATAATCTCCATCTTTACCGGCAAAAGGTGAGTCATTAACCATAAAGTTCATACTTAAAGTTGGCTCATCAATATCAACGAATGGAAGAGCTTCTGGTGCACTAGCATCTGCTATAGTATCACCTATATTAACTCCTTCTATCCCACTTAATGCAACTATATCTCCAAGTTTAGCTTCTTGTACATCTTCTCTTGCAGTTCCATTATATACATAAAGGTTAGATATTTTTGCATTCTTATTTTCTCCAGTCCTAGACATTAAAATAACACTTTCGTTTTTCTTTATAACTCCTCTTTGGACCTTTCCTATAGCAATTCTACCTACATATTCATTAGAATCTATAGTTGTTATAAGTAATTGAAGTGGTTGATCTATATATCCTTCTGGTGCTTTTACTCTTTTAATTACCATATCAAGCAAAGGTACCATATCCATATTTCCATCTTCAGGATCTAATCTAGCATAATTTCCTTTAGCTGAAGCATAAACTATAGGGAAGTCTAATTGTTCATCAGTAGCGCCAAGTTCAATAAATAGTTCAAAAACTTCATCGATAACTTCTACCGGTCTTGCATTAGGCTTATCTATTTTGTTTACTACAACTATTGGATTTAGTCCAAGTTCTAATGCCTTTTTTAGAACAAACTTAGTTTGAGGCATAGGTCCTTCATATGAGTCAACTACTAGTAGAACACTATCTACCATTTTAAGAACTCTTTCCACTTCTCCACCAAAATCAGCATGACCTGGTGTATCTACTATATTTATTTTAACTCCATTATAAGTTACAGTTGTATTTTTAGATAAGATAGTTATTCCTCTCTCTTTTTCTAGATCATTAGAGTCCATAACCCTCTCTTCTACTCTTTCATTTGCTCTATAATTATGACTTTGTTTTAGCATAGCATCTACAAGTGTAGTCTTGCCGTGATCTACGTGGGCAATAATCGCCACGTTTCTAATATCGCTTCTTATAAATAAACTCATGTTTTAGCCTCCAAAATTTAAGATTTGATTCTTATACACAAAACAAAATTGGATACGCCAAAGTACCCAATTTTGTTCTTAACCATATTAATTCTAATATTATGTTATTGAAATGTCAACTTAGTAATTAATAATAATTAATATATAGGATAAATTTCTATTTACGTATTTCATCTAAGCATTTTATTTTATCCCTCTTAAATGGCTTATATGCTTAGTTTTACATTAAATGCTTATACATTTTAATTCGAAATATTTTTTTTTATAAAATAACTTTTTTTTGTTTAATTTAACTATATCTCCATTATTATAGGAAGTATCATAGGTCTTCTTTTTGTTTTTTCATATAAAAAAACTCTTAAACCTTCTTTTATTGTAGATTTCATAGTAACCCAATCTGTTGAATGTTTTTCTTCACATACTTTTAAAGATTTCTTCACTACTTCTCTAGCTTCTTCCATAAGTTCTTCAGATTCTCTTACATACACAAACCCCCTTGAAATTATATCAGGACCTGCGATAACATTACCTGTTTCTTTTTCAATAGTGATAACTACTGTTAAAATTCCATCTTGGGATAGGTGCTTTCTATCTCTCAACACTATATTACCAACATCTCCTACACCAAGACCATCTACAAATACCTGGCCTGAAGGTACAGTTCCATTTTTCTTTATGGCATCTCTGCTAACTTCTACTACATCTCCAATATCCA
It includes:
- a CDS encoding peptidase U32 family protein — translated: MRKPEILAPAGSLEKLITAIDFGADAVYLGGSKLNLRAFADNFTTEEIELGVKYAHDRGKKVYVTLNVFPHNDDIIGLENYLKELESLRVDALIVSDPGIIMTAKEVVPNLELHLSTQANNVNWKSAMFWHGVGVKRIVLARELSLVEIEGIRKNVPSSCELEAFVHGSMCMSYSGRCLLSNYMTGRDANRGACAQPCRYKYYLMEEKRPGEYFQVIEDDKGSYIMNSKDLCMIEHIPELVKSGIYSFKIEGRMKSSYYVAAVVKAYRQAVDTYFEDPENYTFDQSLIEILMKVSHRDYHTGFYFDEPNKQIYDTSSYIRDYDIVGVVKHYDPLTNIVTVEQRNKVLNGDNLEVLSPNGNDVSVCVNNMTDESNNDIDSAPRAQMIFKFYTVNPLKPKDMLIKSKGAK
- the udk gene encoding uridine kinase → MNNPVLIGIAGGTGSGKSTISKEIYSAFDESCIAMIEQDSYYKDQSFMDINERIKTNYDHPKAFDTDLLIQHLKALLNRETVQKPMYNFEEHTRRKETVKVESRDIIILEGILILEDPRIRELLDIKLYVDTDADVRIIRRLLRDMNERGRTVDSVITQYLNVVRPMHLQFVEPTKRYADIIIPEGGHNKVAIDIIVANIKHILQS
- the typA gene encoding translational GTPase TypA, with protein sequence MSLFIRSDIRNVAIIAHVDHGKTTLVDAMLKQSHNYRANERVEERVMDSNDLEKERGITILSKNTTVTYNGVKINIVDTPGHADFGGEVERVLKMVDSVLLVVDSYEGPMPQTKFVLKKALELGLNPIVVVNKIDKPNARPVEVIDEVFELFIELGATDEQLDFPIVYASAKGNYARLDPEDGNMDMVPLLDMVIKRVKAPEGYIDQPLQLLITTIDSNEYVGRIAIGKVQRGVIKKNESVILMSRTGENKNAKISNLYVYNGTAREDVQEAKLGDIVALSGIEGVNIGDTIADASAPEALPFVDIDEPTLSMNFMVNDSPFAGKDGDYVTSRHLRDRFMKELETNVSMRIEELSPDCFKINGRGELHLSILIETMRREGYEFQVSKPSVIYREENGRKYEPIERLTIDVPEEFMGVIMEKLGPRKAEMVNMTSAINSYARLEFLIPARGLIGFRNEFMTDTKGNGIMNHIFEAYEPYKGDIPERKRGSLVVFEDGVAITYGLYNAQERGSLFISAGTDVYHGMIAGECSRGEDIEVNVCKKKHLSNTRSSGADDSLKLTPISPMSLEQCLEFITSDELVEVTPKTIRMRKRILDANERKRKSRA
- a CDS encoding O-methyltransferase, encoding MGGVTFDYMEKYLRGLIPDHQGMLKELEEYSIDNKVPIVQKETGRFLELMVDLKKPMRILELGTAIGYSSILMSIASKRSSKIITIERDKEMVEKATVNIHKYGFEDDIEILEGDCLEIIESIEDKFDIIFMDAGKGHYNHFLPHCLRLLNKDGIIIADNVLFRGMVPSDDLVKRRKITIVKRMRTYLELVSKDKELITSVIPMGDGIAVTKRRGI